The following nucleotide sequence is from Ketobacter sp. MCCC 1A13808.
GTTTCCCGTAATAACAACAAAAACAAGTTGGATAGCCCGGAATTGATCCGGGCTTTTTTTTCAATTTTTTTTGAGAGGGACTCAATTGTTTGGGATTCGCCTAAAAGTAATAGGCCTAATCTGGACTTTCCTAAAACGATCGTACATTAAGGTGCTGCATCTCCAGGCTGTGAACGAAAGCAATAACCTACTTAGGTCGCAAATTCGTGCAAAGAGACAATTAAAGTTAGGTAAGTGATGGAGAAGTTAAACACCTTTCCTATAGTTAAAGGGAAGCTGTTGAAATGGAAAGGTCAAAGCGACCAAGGAAAACCAAGCGTAACCGGAGTTTATGGGCTAAACCTATAAAAGAAGACGAAAAATTGACGATAACCTCGCGTGATGCAAGGGAAGTAGTGTCGGTTAAATCTTAAATTTGGAAAAAGCAGTGCAGACATTATATCGATCTAACATTTTGGTGTTGGCAGTCTTGTTTTTTATTGCCGGCTCCACCTATGCCATGACCCTGAAAGAAGCGGTTGATATGGCCGCTATGAACAATCCGTCAGTGCAGGCTGCCTGGAATGCCTTTCATGCCTCCGGGGATGGGCTTCGAGCCGCGGAGGGTGGCTTTCTGCCAACGCTGGACTTCAATGCGGAAGTGGGCTCTGAACGGTATGAAAACCAACAGAATATAAGTCGAAACTACACGACCAACAGTTACCGATTAACATTAACGCAAATGTTGTTTGATGGGTTTTTTACAAAAGAGGACGTCGCAAAACAAAAGTTTTTCCAGTTAGCGAAATATTATGAATTCCGACAGATCTCGGAAGATATAGCAGAAGAAACCGCTCAGGCGTATTTGGATATATTGCGGTACAGAAAATTAGTGGAACTGACAAAGAACAATTACCGCCAACACCTGCGCTATCATAGCGACATTGAGAGTCGTGCAAAAACCGGTTTTGGGCGTGGTGTGGACTTAGATCAATCCACCGCTCGCTTAGCGTTAGCTGAAGCCAATGTGTTAACGGAAATTACTAACCTGCACGATGTGTCTGCCCGCTTTCTGCGATTAGTTGGAATATTGCCGCCAATGAAATTGGACGTTCCGGACTTACCGGAACAAGACATTCCCGATAATCTGAAAGATACGTTGTTAGAGGCTTATGGAAGCAATCCATCCCTAAATGCGTCAATTGAAAGTATCAGGGTTGCGAAAGCGGATTTCAGAGGAACAAAAGCGCCGATGATGCCACGATTTGACTTACGTTTACGTAAGCAAATTGATGATAATTTGCAGGGAGTAAATGGTCAGTACGACGAGGAAGCCATCGAGCTGGTTGCAGGATATAACTTGTATCGAGGTGGATCTGATAGGGCGCGTAGACGACAGTCGAAAAATCTTGTTTTTGAAGCAGAAGATAACAGGGATAGAGTGTGTCGTGAAGTTCGCCAGATCGTGACTATCGCTTACAACGATATTAAAACCACTACCCAATTAATAGCCTTTTTGGAACGTAATGAAACTGCAATCTCACGTGCTCGTAATGCCTATCAAAAACAGTTTGATATAGGTAAGCGAACATTGCTGGATTTACTCGATTCAGAAAATGAGTATTTCGATTCGCAGCGCAATTTGATTAATGGAAAGAGTGAAGTCCAGGCGGCTCAAATCCGCACGCTTGCGGGCATGGGTAAATTGCTGCAGGCGTTAGGACTGGATAACACCCGGGACCTGGATCAGGAAGAGCTGCAGGTGGAACGTGAAGAAGAACTGGCCGCGCGTTGTCCTGCGTCCGCTCCTCAGATGGAACCACTTGACCTGGATATCAACTCAATTATTACACCGCCCGACCAGGTCTCGCCAACTGAGCGTCCAAGAAAAGGGTTGCGGATGGACGTTAACTTCAACCATAGATC
It contains:
- a CDS encoding TolC family outer membrane protein, producing MQTLYRSNILVLAVLFFIAGSTYAMTLKEAVDMAAMNNPSVQAAWNAFHASGDGLRAAEGGFLPTLDFNAEVGSERYENQQNISRNYTTNSYRLTLTQMLFDGFFTKEDVAKQKFFQLAKYYEFRQISEDIAEETAQAYLDILRYRKLVELTKNNYRQHLRYHSDIESRAKTGFGRGVDLDQSTARLALAEANVLTEITNLHDVSARFLRLVGILPPMKLDVPDLPEQDIPDNLKDTLLEAYGSNPSLNASIESIRVAKADFRGTKAPMMPRFDLRLRKQIDDNLQGVNGQYDEEAIELVAGYNLYRGGSDRARRRQSKNLVFEAEDNRDRVCREVRQIVTIAYNDIKTTTQLIAFLERNETAISRARNAYQKQFDIGKRTLLDLLDSENEYFDSQRNLINGKSEVQAAQIRTLAGMGKLLQALGLDNTRDLDQEELQVEREEELAARCPASAPQMEPLDLDINSIITPPDQVSPTERPRKGLRMDVNFNHRSAILNDSTTAEIVKAAAFLCSHPDVFAMLEGHTDSTGSESFNIILSEARAESVKSAIIAQCADSESRISTVGRGETDSIASNETEEGRALNRRVELIMEERKSTN